One Lacunisphaera limnophila DNA window includes the following coding sequences:
- a CDS encoding ribonuclease D, whose product MNAQPHYQFINQPAQLPPLLAAIDRSVEIAIDTEADNLFRYKTRVCLLQILAGGEIFLVDLLADLPLDDLWARLATKPLIMHGSDYDLRLLHGLCAFRPLSLFDTMFAAQLLSIPRFGLAALLEQNFGVKLDKDHQKANWSQRPLDRDMLDYAALDVHYLLPLRDRLRDELVRLGRLEWFEQKCRWQIEVARDGFAPPDENDWRIGGAEKLRGRGLAILHALWHWRESWAEKLNTPPFKVTGNELLMRLSRAAEEGASPGELLQVHLGRRHDRLAPSLETAIRRGFETDPRTLPRRERRRDFVPMTPEELSRQDRIKAIRDRLAAGLTLDPTLIATRTQLALLARDPAGAGNVLLPWQAQLLTADPAWNS is encoded by the coding sequence TTGAACGCCCAACCGCACTACCAGTTCATCAACCAGCCTGCGCAACTCCCGCCGCTCCTCGCGGCGATCGACCGCTCCGTCGAGATCGCGATCGATACCGAGGCCGACAACCTCTTCCGCTACAAGACGCGCGTCTGCCTCCTCCAGATCCTCGCCGGCGGCGAGATCTTCCTCGTGGACCTGCTGGCCGACCTGCCGCTCGACGATCTCTGGGCCCGCCTCGCCACCAAGCCCCTCATCATGCACGGCAGCGACTACGACCTGCGCCTGCTGCACGGGCTCTGTGCCTTCCGGCCGCTGAGCCTCTTCGACACCATGTTCGCCGCCCAGCTGCTCAGCATCCCGCGCTTCGGCCTCGCCGCCCTGCTCGAGCAGAATTTCGGCGTGAAACTCGACAAGGACCACCAGAAGGCCAACTGGTCCCAGCGCCCGCTTGACCGCGACATGCTCGATTACGCCGCGCTCGACGTCCACTACCTGCTCCCCCTGCGCGACCGCCTCCGTGACGAGTTGGTCCGCCTCGGCCGCCTCGAGTGGTTCGAGCAGAAATGCCGCTGGCAGATCGAGGTCGCCCGCGACGGCTTTGCCCCGCCCGACGAGAACGACTGGCGCATCGGCGGCGCCGAGAAACTCCGCGGCCGCGGCCTGGCCATTCTCCACGCCCTCTGGCACTGGCGCGAGAGCTGGGCCGAGAAACTCAACACGCCCCCCTTCAAGGTCACCGGCAACGAGCTGCTCATGCGCCTGTCCCGCGCCGCTGAGGAGGGCGCGTCGCCCGGCGAACTGCTGCAGGTGCACCTCGGCCGCCGCCACGACCGCCTGGCCCCGTCCCTCGAGACCGCGATCCGTCGCGGTTTTGAGACGGACCCCCGCACGCTGCCCCGCCGCGAGCGCCGCCGCGACTTCGTGCCCATGACGCCGGAGGAACTCTCCCGCCAGGACCGCATCAAGGCCATCCGCGACCGCCTCGCCGCCGGCCTCACACTCGACCCGACCCTCATCGCCACCCGCACGCAGCTCGCCCTGCTGGCCCGCGACCCCGCCGGGGCCGGCAACGTCCTCCTCCCCTGGCAGGCCCAGCTCCTCACCGCCGACCCGGCCTGGAATTCCTGA
- a CDS encoding sodium-dependent bicarbonate transport family permease translates to MTLLDAVQANLLSPAVLFFALGVFAAVVRSDLRFPEPLYAGLTIYLLVAIGFKGGVALAEAGLARVWLPALAAMALGALIPFWTYPVLRRVGRLAAVDAAAIAAHYGSVSAVTFIAATNYLQAVGQPYESYASAFLAVMESPAILVGVVLGRLASPRAAGVAPSPGGDASLRAVVHEALCGRSVLLLVGSLVVGVLCGPAGMAKVEPFFVTPFQGVLALFLLEMGLVAGRRLGDLRKVGAFLLAFGMLVPLVNGALGVWVGQATGLGLGGATLLGVLAASASYIAAPAAIRVSLPDANPTLYLTASLAITFPFNLTLGIPYCHALARWLYA, encoded by the coding sequence ATGACCCTGCTCGACGCCGTCCAAGCCAACCTGCTCTCGCCCGCGGTGCTGTTTTTCGCGCTGGGGGTCTTCGCCGCCGTCGTGCGCAGCGACCTGCGTTTTCCCGAGCCGCTCTATGCGGGTCTGACGATCTACCTGCTCGTGGCCATCGGCTTCAAGGGCGGCGTCGCCCTCGCCGAGGCCGGACTCGCCCGCGTCTGGCTGCCGGCGCTCGCGGCGATGGCCCTGGGCGCCCTGATTCCCTTCTGGACGTACCCGGTGCTGCGCCGGGTCGGCCGGCTGGCCGCGGTCGATGCCGCGGCCATCGCCGCGCACTATGGCTCGGTGAGCGCCGTCACGTTCATTGCCGCCACCAACTACCTGCAGGCCGTCGGCCAACCCTACGAAAGTTACGCCAGCGCCTTCCTGGCGGTGATGGAATCCCCCGCCATCCTCGTCGGCGTCGTGCTGGGCCGGCTCGCCAGCCCACGCGCCGCCGGGGTGGCCCCCAGCCCCGGAGGGGACGCCTCGCTCCGCGCCGTCGTGCACGAGGCGCTCTGCGGCCGCAGCGTGCTGCTGCTGGTCGGTTCACTCGTGGTGGGCGTGCTCTGCGGCCCGGCGGGCATGGCCAAGGTCGAACCGTTTTTCGTCACCCCTTTCCAGGGGGTGCTCGCGTTGTTTTTGCTGGAGATGGGCCTGGTCGCCGGCCGGCGCTTGGGTGATCTCCGCAAGGTCGGGGCCTTCCTGCTGGCGTTCGGCATGCTGGTGCCCCTCGTCAACGGTGCGCTCGGCGTGTGGGTGGGGCAGGCGACCGGGCTCGGGCTGGGTGGCGCCACGCTGCTCGGGGTGCTGGCAGCCAGCGCCTCCTACATCGCCGCGCCCGCGGCGATCCGCGTCTCGCTCCCCGATGCGAATCCCACGCTCTACCTCACGGCCTCACTGGCCATCACCTTCCCGTTCAACCTCACCCTGGGCATACCCTACTGTCATGCCCTGGCGCGCTGGCTGTACGCCTGA
- a CDS encoding 7-carboxy-7-deazaguanine synthase QueE: protein MLISEIFYSLQGEGELMGVPSVFVRTSGCNLRCNWCDTPYASWQPEGTPMEVEAILAEVTRHPAKHVVLTGGEPMVAPGIHELAFQLQERGYHITIETAGTILPRGIACDLASISPKLKHSAPDARLDDTWRRKHEELRWQPAVVTAWMACQDYQLKFVVSSEADVTELEGMLRETDTAIPPSKVLLMPEGVTIEALRSRAGWLGEVCKARGYRYAPRLHIELYGNRRGT from the coding sequence ATGCTGATCTCCGAAATCTTCTATTCCCTGCAGGGTGAGGGCGAGCTGATGGGCGTGCCGTCGGTCTTTGTGCGCACCAGCGGGTGCAACCTGCGCTGCAACTGGTGTGACACGCCCTATGCGTCGTGGCAGCCGGAGGGCACGCCGATGGAAGTGGAAGCGATCCTCGCCGAGGTGACGCGGCATCCGGCGAAACACGTGGTGCTGACCGGCGGCGAGCCGATGGTGGCGCCGGGCATCCATGAGCTGGCCTTCCAGCTGCAGGAAAGGGGCTATCATATCACGATCGAGACCGCCGGCACGATCCTGCCGCGCGGCATCGCCTGCGACCTGGCGTCGATCAGTCCCAAGCTCAAGCACTCCGCCCCCGATGCCCGGCTCGATGACACCTGGCGGCGGAAACACGAGGAGCTGCGCTGGCAGCCCGCCGTGGTGACGGCGTGGATGGCGTGCCAGGACTACCAGTTGAAATTCGTGGTGAGCAGCGAGGCGGATGTGACGGAGCTCGAGGGGATGTTGCGCGAGACCGACACGGCCATCCCGCCCAGCAAGGTGTTGCTCATGCCGGAGGGAGTGACGATCGAGGCCCTGCGGTCGCGCGCCGGCTGGCTGGGCGAGGTCTGCAAGGCGCGCGGCTATCGTTACGCCCCGCGGCTGCACATCGAGCTCTACGGCAACAGGCGGGGCACATGA
- a CDS encoding ion transporter, producing MVALAHRLVAHRVFQGFIIGVILLAGVLAGVETDPALVTAWSPWLHWLNRAILAVFTLEILLKLTACGREPRRYFADGWNVFDCLIVALCFLPAAGPFAAVLRLSRVLRLLRLVSALPKLQLLVGALLKSLSAMGYVSLLLALMFYVYAVAGVHLFGQADPADFGSLPAALFTLFRVVTLDNWGDAFERVATAVPGLVVTLYFVTFIVLGTMIILNLFIGIVMNSMAEMHRELEENRAPAAPAATVTAALDAVETQLAALQRQVRAARVDAGRLVPPTPGATD from the coding sequence ATGGTCGCACTCGCCCACCGTCTGGTCGCCCACCGGGTTTTCCAAGGGTTCATCATTGGCGTCATCCTCCTCGCCGGCGTGCTGGCCGGCGTGGAGACGGATCCCGCGTTGGTGACCGCATGGTCGCCGTGGCTGCACTGGCTCAACCGGGCGATCCTCGCGGTCTTCACGTTGGAAATCCTGCTCAAGCTCACCGCCTGCGGGCGCGAGCCGCGGCGGTATTTTGCCGACGGCTGGAATGTGTTCGACTGCCTGATCGTCGCGCTCTGCTTCCTGCCCGCCGCCGGGCCCTTCGCCGCCGTGCTGCGCCTGTCCCGGGTGCTCCGTCTGCTCCGGCTGGTGAGTGCGCTGCCGAAGCTCCAGCTGCTCGTCGGCGCCCTGTTGAAGAGCCTGTCGGCGATGGGTTACGTTTCGCTCCTGCTGGCCCTGATGTTTTATGTGTACGCCGTCGCCGGCGTCCACCTGTTTGGCCAGGCCGACCCGGCGGATTTCGGTTCGCTGCCCGCGGCCTTGTTCACCCTTTTCCGCGTGGTCACGCTCGACAACTGGGGGGATGCGTTTGAGCGCGTCGCGACGGCCGTGCCTGGCCTCGTGGTGACGTTGTACTTCGTCACCTTCATCGTGCTCGGCACGATGATCATCCTGAATCTCTTCATCGGCATCGTCATGAACAGCATGGCGGAGATGCATCGGGAGCTGGAGGAGAATCGGGCACCGGCCGCACCGGCCGCCACCGTGACGGCGGCCCTGGACGCGGTGGAGACCCAGCTGGCTGCCTTGCAGCGTCAGGTGCGGGCGGCCCGCGTTGACGCGGGGCGTTTGGTCCCACCCACGCCGGGCGCAACCGACTGA
- a CDS encoding TerC family protein, protein MTYISLFPFADYWWFYGLFTLFVLGMLALDLGVFHRDAHVVGFKEALGWSVFWISLALVFGYGLYQYGLYKFPLDPRLAGLDHAALARQTGLEYLTGFVVEKSLSVDNIFVFVVIFTYFGVPAKYQHRVLFYGILGALIFRIIFISLGAALMQFHWVIWLFGGFLILTGLKILFAPEKPMDPEKNPVIRLLRKLVPVTPNLHGQSFLTKIDGVWHATPLFVCLVFMELTDIVFAVDSVPAIFALTKEPLIVFTSNVFAILGLRALFFLLAGVMHKFRFLKYGLGLILVFVGLKMVWLNEAFGGKFPITWSLGIIGALLTASIVASLAIPVRSAPAKS, encoded by the coding sequence ATGACCTATATATCTCTCTTCCCCTTCGCCGACTACTGGTGGTTCTACGGCCTGTTCACGCTCTTTGTGCTGGGCATGCTGGCCCTCGACCTCGGCGTCTTCCACCGCGACGCCCACGTGGTGGGTTTCAAGGAGGCCCTCGGCTGGAGCGTGTTCTGGATCAGCCTCGCGCTGGTCTTCGGCTACGGGCTCTACCAGTACGGACTGTATAAGTTCCCGCTCGATCCCCGCCTGGCCGGCCTCGACCACGCCGCGCTCGCGCGCCAGACCGGACTCGAATACCTGACCGGCTTCGTCGTCGAGAAATCCCTGTCGGTGGACAACATCTTCGTGTTCGTGGTGATCTTCACCTACTTCGGCGTGCCCGCGAAGTACCAGCACCGGGTCCTCTTCTACGGCATCCTCGGCGCCCTGATCTTCCGGATCATCTTCATCAGCCTCGGCGCGGCGCTGATGCAGTTCCACTGGGTCATCTGGCTCTTCGGCGGTTTCCTCATCCTGACCGGCCTGAAGATCCTCTTCGCCCCGGAAAAACCCATGGATCCCGAGAAGAACCCGGTGATCCGGCTCCTCCGCAAACTGGTCCCGGTGACGCCGAACCTGCACGGGCAGAGCTTCCTGACCAAGATTGACGGGGTCTGGCACGCGACCCCGCTCTTCGTGTGTCTGGTCTTCATGGAGCTGACCGACATCGTCTTCGCGGTCGACTCGGTGCCGGCGATCTTCGCCCTGACGAAGGAGCCGCTGATCGTTTTCACGTCGAATGTCTTCGCGATCCTCGGCCTGCGGGCGCTGTTCTTCCTGCTCGCGGGGGTGATGCACAAGTTCCGCTTCCTCAAGTACGGCCTCGGCCTGATCCTGGTCTTCGTCGGCCTGAAGATGGTGTGGCTGAACGAGGCCTTCGGCGGCAAGTTCCCGATCACCTGGTCGCTGGGCATCATCGGCGCGCTCCTGACCGCCTCCATCGTGGCCTCCCTGGCCATCCCGGTCCGGTCCGCCCCCGCGAAAAGCTGA
- a CDS encoding exopolysaccharide biosynthesis protein — translation MKIRLRPVNRLAPRKLSEELAELRLRAGERAVTLREVIQTLGGRAYLLLVLVLSIPFITPIPLPGLSTPFGLAIALIALRLSLGQRPLLSKKLQRKELPAGFIGKVFGVSEKLLRFLEKFLRPRLTFLIDTPLLAQLHALLMLLAALALLLPLPIPFSNSFPAWTILLLAAGLLERDGFFILAGYVVFVGGVFFFIFLGEAATALVQSLIQWVRG, via the coding sequence ATGAAAATCCGCCTCCGCCCGGTCAACCGCCTCGCGCCCCGCAAGCTCTCCGAGGAACTGGCGGAGTTGCGCCTCCGCGCCGGCGAACGGGCGGTCACGCTCCGCGAGGTCATCCAGACGCTGGGCGGGCGCGCCTACCTGCTGCTGGTGCTGGTGCTCTCGATCCCGTTCATCACCCCGATCCCGCTGCCGGGCCTCTCCACGCCGTTCGGCCTGGCGATCGCGCTGATCGCCCTGCGGCTTTCCCTCGGGCAGCGGCCGTTGCTGTCCAAGAAACTCCAGCGCAAGGAACTGCCGGCGGGGTTCATCGGCAAAGTGTTCGGCGTGTCCGAGAAGCTGCTGCGTTTCCTCGAGAAATTCCTCCGGCCGCGGCTCACGTTCCTGATCGACACGCCGCTGCTGGCCCAGTTGCACGCGCTGCTGATGCTGCTCGCGGCCCTGGCGCTCCTGCTCCCGCTGCCGATCCCGTTCAGCAACAGTTTTCCCGCCTGGACGATCCTGCTGCTCGCCGCCGGGCTGCTGGAGCGCGACGGCTTCTTCATCCTGGCCGGCTACGTGGTCTTTGTGGGCGGGGTGTTTTTCTTCATCTTCCTCGGTGAGGCCGCGACGGCGCTGGTGCAGTCGCTGATCCAGTGGGTGCGCGGCTAG
- a CDS encoding zinc-binding dehydrogenase, producing MQAALLRATNEPVTVQPAPDPVPAAGQAVVRLRAAALNHRDLWIQLGQYAGIKLPLIPGSDGAGVVTAVGAPGDDAWSGREVIINPSLDWGDDPRTQGPGFRILGLPDAGTFAEQIAIPVANLASKPAHLTWEQAAALPLAGLTAWRALFTRAGLQSGEKILITGIGGGAALFALQFAVAAGAQVWVTSSSPEKIARAQTLGAAGGVNYRDTDWPATLTRAAGGPFDVVLDSAGGAGFGPLIELVRPGGRLVFFGATTGQPPGLDLRKCFFRQLTLLGTTMGSPADFAGMTAFVARHRIVPVVDRVFPLAETDQALRHMAAGAQFGKIVLATG from the coding sequence ATGCAAGCCGCCCTCCTTCGCGCCACGAATGAACCCGTCACCGTGCAACCGGCCCCCGATCCGGTCCCCGCCGCCGGCCAGGCCGTGGTCCGGCTCCGCGCCGCCGCCCTCAACCACCGCGACCTGTGGATCCAGCTCGGCCAGTATGCCGGCATCAAGCTGCCGCTGATTCCCGGTTCCGATGGCGCGGGGGTGGTGACGGCTGTCGGCGCCCCCGGCGACGACGCCTGGTCCGGCCGCGAGGTCATCATCAATCCCTCCCTCGACTGGGGCGACGACCCGCGTACGCAGGGCCCGGGTTTCCGCATCCTCGGCCTGCCCGACGCCGGCACCTTCGCGGAACAGATCGCCATCCCGGTGGCCAACCTCGCCTCCAAGCCCGCCCACCTCACCTGGGAGCAGGCGGCCGCCCTGCCGCTCGCCGGGCTCACGGCCTGGCGCGCGCTGTTCACCCGCGCCGGCCTGCAGTCCGGCGAAAAAATCCTCATCACCGGCATCGGTGGCGGCGCCGCCCTGTTCGCGCTGCAGTTCGCCGTGGCGGCCGGCGCCCAGGTGTGGGTCACGTCCAGCTCGCCCGAAAAAATCGCCCGGGCCCAAACCCTGGGCGCGGCCGGCGGGGTCAATTACCGGGACACCGACTGGCCCGCGACTCTCACCCGCGCGGCGGGAGGGCCGTTCGACGTCGTCCTCGACAGCGCCGGCGGCGCGGGCTTCGGGCCGCTGATCGAGCTCGTGCGGCCCGGCGGCCGCCTCGTCTTCTTCGGCGCGACCACGGGCCAACCCCCGGGGCTCGACCTCCGCAAATGTTTCTTCCGCCAGCTCACCCTGCTCGGCACCACCATGGGCTCGCCGGCTGACTTCGCGGGCATGACGGCGTTCGTGGCGCGACACCGGATCGTGCCCGTCGTCGACCGCGTGTTTCCCCTGGCGGAGACGGACCAGGCCCTCCGCCACATGGCCGCGGGGGCGCAGTTCGGCAAGATCGTGCTCGCTACGGGATGA
- the queC gene encoding 7-cyano-7-deazaguanine synthase QueC, with protein MKVVVLCSGGMDSVAALHWARAHHDVRAALSFDYGSKHNHREIPLAAEQARILGVPHRIIRLDFIGQLFASDLLQSGGDIPEGHYADDNMKRTVVPFRNGIMLAAAAGFAESAEAEGLVIAAHTGDHTIYPDCRENFMAAMGEALRCGTYAGIQLLRPFIALTKGQIAAEGARLGVDFGRTWSCYKGGEIHCGKCGTCVERREAFQQAGLVDPTEYEATPPLPAGPGKT; from the coding sequence ATGAAAGTCGTCGTCTTGTGTTCCGGCGGGATGGATTCGGTGGCCGCGCTCCATTGGGCGCGGGCGCACCATGACGTCCGGGCGGCGCTGAGCTTCGACTACGGGTCCAAGCACAACCACCGGGAGATCCCGCTCGCCGCCGAGCAGGCCCGGATCCTCGGCGTGCCGCACCGGATCATCCGGCTGGACTTCATCGGGCAGCTGTTCGCGTCGGACCTGCTGCAGTCCGGCGGCGACATCCCGGAGGGGCACTATGCGGACGACAACATGAAGCGCACGGTGGTGCCGTTCCGGAACGGGATCATGCTGGCGGCGGCCGCGGGTTTTGCCGAGAGCGCCGAGGCGGAGGGTCTCGTGATCGCGGCGCACACGGGGGACCACACGATCTATCCGGATTGCCGCGAGAATTTCATGGCGGCGATGGGCGAGGCCCTGCGGTGCGGCACCTATGCCGGCATCCAGCTGCTCCGGCCCTTCATCGCGCTGACCAAGGGGCAGATCGCCGCCGAGGGCGCGCGGCTGGGCGTGGATTTCGGGCGCACCTGGTCGTGCTACAAGGGCGGCGAGATCCACTGCGGCAAGTGCGGCACGTGCGTCGAACGCCGCGAGGCCTTCCAGCAGGCGGGGCTGGTGGATCCCACGGAGTATGAGGCCACGCCGCCGTTGCCCGCGGGGCCGGGAAAAACATAG
- a CDS encoding DUF1232 domain-containing protein yields MSQPAPSLDHYLSTLGAPGREAPPSVHLERGAACVQPADLARLRRMLPALRSKTARITDSTVLPRRLAILMQFVAESSPAEDSPVLREAAFALFYFLKGYDLIPDTVPEIGLLDDALLVETVFRRHAPELRAHWAARGRVWAENI; encoded by the coding sequence ATGAGCCAACCCGCCCCCTCTCTCGATCACTACCTCTCCACCCTGGGCGCACCCGGGCGTGAGGCCCCGCCCAGCGTCCACCTCGAGCGCGGCGCCGCCTGCGTGCAGCCCGCCGATCTGGCGCGCCTCCGGCGCATGCTGCCGGCCCTCCGCTCCAAGACCGCGCGGATCACCGATTCCACCGTCCTGCCGCGGCGCCTGGCCATCCTGATGCAATTCGTGGCCGAATCATCCCCCGCGGAGGACTCGCCGGTCCTGCGTGAGGCCGCCTTCGCCCTCTTCTACTTTCTCAAGGGCTACGACCTGATCCCCGACACCGTGCCGGAGATCGGCCTGCTCGATGACGCGCTGCTGGTGGAGACCGTCTTCCGGCGCCATGCCCCCGAACTGCGGGCCCACTGGGCCGCCCGGGGCCGGGTCTGGGCGGAAAACATCTGA
- a CDS encoding P-II family nitrogen regulator encodes MQTHAMKLLTIVCEAHARGPVLDLLRSAGAHGWTLFPVEGEGAGGGRPADIPEFTNLQIQVVVRADVADVLLDRLGAEFFPRYAMIAFAADVQVLRGDKF; translated from the coding sequence ATGCAAACCCACGCGATGAAGCTCCTCACCATCGTCTGCGAGGCCCACGCCCGCGGGCCCGTGCTCGATCTGCTGCGCTCGGCCGGGGCGCACGGCTGGACCCTGTTTCCCGTCGAGGGCGAAGGCGCCGGCGGCGGCCGGCCGGCCGACATCCCCGAGTTCACCAACCTGCAGATCCAGGTCGTCGTGCGCGCCGACGTCGCCGACGTCCTGCTGGATCGTCTCGGCGCGGAATTCTTCCCGCGCTACGCCATGATCGCCTTCGCCGCCGACGTGCAGGTGCTCCGCGGCGACAAGTTCTAG
- a CDS encoding histone deacetylase family protein — protein MTIVHDPQCADYGSSMRPEQPARILRSHAHLQAAHPTWTWRLPTPAPEEILALAHPPALLQRLGHGPDLDEDTPYFPGIREHACRAAGAALKAAQLAQSGEKAFSLMRPPGHHATRTQAMGFCYLNSIAIAALHVAAAGAKVAVWDFDAHHGNGTEDILRGRPGLFFASVHQYPGYPGTGTASAGNIANFPVAPHTPREQHLAVLARSWETVQAFQPDLVLVSAGFDAYVGDPITQMSLETADFAELGHWLRQGGRPAAAILEGGYSADLPQLIDAFLSAWNLEP, from the coding sequence ATGACCATTGTTCACGATCCCCAATGCGCTGATTACGGCTCCTCGATGCGCCCCGAGCAGCCGGCCCGGATCCTCCGCAGTCACGCCCACCTTCAGGCCGCCCATCCCACCTGGACCTGGCGCCTCCCGACCCCCGCGCCCGAGGAGATCCTCGCCTTGGCCCATCCCCCGGCCCTGCTGCAACGCCTCGGCCACGGCCCCGACCTCGACGAGGACACCCCGTATTTCCCCGGCATCCGTGAACACGCCTGTCGCGCCGCCGGCGCGGCCCTGAAGGCGGCACAGCTCGCCCAATCCGGGGAAAAGGCCTTTTCGCTGATGCGCCCCCCGGGCCACCACGCCACGCGCACGCAGGCCATGGGGTTTTGTTACCTCAATTCGATCGCCATCGCCGCCCTCCACGTCGCGGCCGCGGGCGCCAAGGTCGCCGTCTGGGACTTCGATGCCCACCACGGCAACGGCACCGAGGACATCCTCCGCGGCCGCCCCGGCCTCTTTTTCGCCTCGGTGCACCAATATCCCGGCTACCCGGGCACCGGCACCGCCTCGGCCGGCAACATCGCCAACTTCCCCGTCGCGCCCCACACCCCGCGCGAGCAACACCTCGCCGTCCTCGCCCGGTCCTGGGAAACAGTCCAGGCCTTCCAGCCCGACCTGGTGCTCGTCTCCGCCGGCTTCGACGCCTACGTCGGCGACCCGATCACGCAAATGAGCCTCGAGACCGCGGATTTTGCCGAACTCGGCCACTGGCTCCGCCAGGGCGGCCGCCCCGCCGCCGCCATCCTCGAGGGCGGTTATAGCGCCGACCTGCCTCAATTGATTGACGCCTTCCTTTCCGCTTGGAACCTAGAACCCTGA
- a CDS encoding heme NO-binding domain-containing protein: protein MKGIVFHLLHQVVAQQYGEKTWDALLTEAGLQGAYTSLGSYEDAELFKIVGAASRQLGLPPNDIVRWFGRGAIPLLAQHYARVFTPHTDARSFVLTLNSVIHPEVRKMYPGADVPNFDFDTSSPEVLVMHYRSKRKMCSFAEGLLLGAADHFGESATIDHTQCMHRGDPQCELRIRFAPAGGA, encoded by the coding sequence ATGAAAGGCATCGTATTCCATCTCCTCCACCAGGTGGTCGCCCAGCAATACGGCGAAAAAACCTGGGACGCGCTGTTGACCGAGGCGGGGCTGCAGGGCGCGTACACCTCGCTCGGGAGCTATGAGGACGCGGAATTGTTCAAGATCGTCGGCGCCGCCTCGCGCCAGCTCGGCCTCCCACCGAACGACATCGTGCGGTGGTTCGGGCGCGGGGCGATCCCGCTGCTGGCCCAGCATTACGCCCGGGTGTTCACGCCGCACACCGACGCGCGAAGCTTTGTGCTGACGCTGAACAGCGTGATCCATCCCGAGGTGCGCAAGATGTATCCCGGCGCCGACGTCCCCAACTTTGACTTCGACACCTCCTCGCCGGAGGTGCTGGTGATGCATTACCGGTCGAAACGGAAGATGTGCAGCTTCGCCGAGGGCCTTTTGCTCGGCGCGGCGGACCACTTTGGCGAGAGCGCCACAATCGACCACACCCAGTGCATGCACCGCGGCGACCCGCAGTGCGAGCTCCGCATCCGGTTCGCGCCAGCGGGGGGCGCATGA
- a CDS encoding glycerophosphodiester phosphodiesterase — protein MAPPLIFAHRGASAELPENTLAAFRRAIALEADGIELDVQVTRDGVPVVFHDTSLRRLTGTPGHPARKTWAELRRLTIHGREPIPRLADVLRLTRGLVVVQIELKSGPVAPVIRAIRSARAEQWVILASFHARLVAEARTLAPAIPRMLISEGRSAPATLVRHLAACGAGGLSVSHRAIRSAAWVGHFHARGYAVWSWTVNDPALAARLAGWGVDALLGDDPALLKSAV, from the coding sequence GTGGCCCCGCCCCTCATCTTCGCCCACCGCGGCGCCTCGGCCGAGTTGCCGGAGAACACCCTCGCCGCCTTCCGCCGGGCGATCGCCTTGGAGGCCGACGGCATCGAGCTCGACGTGCAGGTCACCCGGGACGGGGTGCCGGTGGTCTTCCACGACACCTCGTTGCGCCGCCTCACCGGCACCCCGGGCCACCCCGCCCGCAAAACTTGGGCGGAACTGCGCCGCCTCACGATCCACGGCCGCGAGCCCATCCCACGGCTGGCCGACGTGCTCCGCCTCACCCGCGGGCTGGTGGTCGTCCAAATCGAGCTAAAATCCGGTCCGGTCGCCCCGGTTATCCGGGCCATCCGGTCCGCCCGTGCGGAGCAATGGGTGATCCTGGCCTCCTTCCACGCCCGGCTGGTGGCCGAGGCACGGACCCTCGCCCCCGCCATCCCGCGCATGCTGATCTCCGAGGGCCGGTCCGCCCCGGCCACCCTCGTCCGCCACCTCGCCGCGTGTGGGGCGGGCGGGCTCAGCGTCAGCCACCGGGCCATCCGGTCCGCCGCGTGGGTCGGCCATTTTCATGCCCGCGGTTACGCCGTCTGGTCCTGGACCGTGAACGATCCCGCCCTGGCGGCCCGGCTGGCCGGGTGGGGGGTAGACGCCCTGCTCGGCGACGATCCGGCCTTGCTGAAAAGCGCGGTTTAG